The genomic interval GTCAGGGATCCCTCCAACTGCCACTGCAGAGCTGTGAGACGGGGCCCCCTCCTCAGGGAGCCCCGCTCTGTGTCTACACTCAGTATGCCATCCAgagccagccccccacccccgtccATGCAGCCCCCTTCATCCCTACCTCACCTAGCGACACCTCGCCTAGCCATCTGCCCTCCTCCCGCCattccccctgccctcctcccctgctcACCTGAGGCCAGAAGCACCAGCAGGATGGGTGGCAGCAAGTATGTGGCCTCCCACGCCATGAGTCTCttctggagctggggtgggggcagggaagccCCTGAGAAGAGGGAGCCAGTGCTGGGGGATTCAGTGCAGCCACCCCAGCCTGTTGGGGAAGAAGAGCTGAGGTAGGCAAAAGCCTCCGATGGGGAAGTGGGAGGTCTGGGAGGAGCAGGTCTTGGCCTATAGGCAGGACCCCCCAGTGCTGGCGCTACATCTGGGCCTGGAACCGCAGCTCTGGGACTGCCCTGAGGCTGCAGAGGCTCTATAGCTACTGCTGGGCTCTCTCCAGGCAGGCTTTCCCACCTCATCTCACTGGCCCTGGGTTGGGAAATATGTGAAAGTCCAGGACAAAACGCTGGTGAAATAAGaacctttctcctcctctttttccACCCACTCTCAACTTCCTCCCAGCCTCAACTTTCTCCTTCCCCTCAAGTAAAGTACGACTGAAGGTGAGTGACAGAGCTGGGGAACCCTTCTGAGGCCACCAGTGGTCAGACACTTCTTTCCCACACCCGCCTGGGAAGTGGGAAGTTCTGTGGCGCCCCAAGGGGAAGAGAAGAGTGACATGGAGAGCCATTTCCACGTGTGAGGTGCAGGAAAAAGTTCCTGCCAGGGCAGGAGGGCCAAGGGGGTGCAGGACCAAGGGGCGAGGCAGAGTGGGCTGGGCCAGAAGGCGAGGGACAGGAGGGGGCTTCGTGGCCAGCTCCCCAGGGCTCCCCGGCTGCCATAATCACTCCCTTAGCATTTGTTGAAAGACCACAGTAATCAAgcacatttagaaaaaaattatcattaGACAGCAACAGAGAAACAATTGTCCCAGGCTGCTGATAGGTAAAAGACAACTGAGAAAAGAGCAAACCCTGAAAGGCACAGTGtggtagggtttgtggggagCGGACTCTGAGGTGGAGATGAGCACTGGAGGTTTAAGGTGCTCAGAAGAGAACACAGGCCCCGGGAGAAGCCGGGCTGCCCTCAGCCCGCAGGACACTGGGGCCACCTCGCGGAGTTCTGACACAGGATACCCTCCCGGATGGCAAGGGGTGTCTGGGTCTTTAGCCCCCTATGTCAGTTGTCAGTCGTCCGTTGGTCGGGGCGGTGGGCTGCCCTGGAGGGAGCCTGCCCTTGGTGAGGCCACTCTCGGCAGCTGGGGCAGCCCCCAAAGGGTCTGGCAGAGAAGGCCTTCTGCCGTCACTACTCCCTGCACTGGGGCAAGAAGTCCATCAGCCCTGGAGGAGTGGGTGGCAGCGCAGTACAGTGTCCACCCACTCAGTCTGATGCAGAATAAGAAACATTTTGTAGTCATTTGGAGAACGGAATTTGCAGCTGGCCTCATAGAGGGAGCACGTGTCCAGAGGTGTCAGATCCACCTGTGGACCCTGCAGTACGGAACATCCCAGTAAGGGTGGGGACGGGGGCTGGGTTCTCTTTGTCCATCTTCCCCTTGCTCAGGACAGGAAGCCCGTCACAGGGGTGCTCTGTTGCCAGAGGAAGCTCAGGAAGCTTTGTTATCTCACCCACTAAGCAGCAGCCCTGGCCTGCCTGGATCTGCTGGGGCTCCGGGTCCTCCTGGAGCTCCAGGAGAAGGGTgagaacagaaaggaagaagggagaggcTGGGCCTGGGGTACACCCAGAGGCCTGGCAGTCCAAAGAAGCAGAGGGTCTACCTCCTTCTCCGTGCCATGTCCTTACCGTGGAGTTCACAGTGGGAGCAGGCTCCACGTGTGAGCAGCTCGAGCAGGTCCTCCTGGTTCCAGGTGCCCTCATCCTGGGCAAACAGGGATGGCTGCTTCCCTAAGCTCTACCCTGCCTGACATCAGGCCAAAGCAAGGGACCTCCTCCGTGGTCCGGCACGGACCACCGGGGGCCTGTCCATGTGATGCCGTGCCCTCCCTAGCCCCTTCAGGTCaaggacaaaacagagaaatcaggTCTGAAGGTCATAAATGTAGAATGTGATGAAAAATATTATACCTGGAAAGGAACTTGAGGACCAATAATCACAAGGCATTTACTTAGTTGTAGAGGTTCATGTCATTTCATTTCATCCTAAAAACATAAGTCTTGAGAGGTAGGAATTACTGTCCCCTttcataaaagaggaaaaatgaagcCCAATAGGGTTAGTGATTGACACGGGGTCACACAGTGACAGGTGGCTTCCCTGGGTCTGGGTCTGGGTCTGCTCCTGGGCCCTCCGCAGAGCTCCCCCACCAGACACTGATCACAGACAAGAGCGAGCGGTCAGAGTGCTGCTGTAGGATCACGAATGGGGGTGCACTCTTGGGGTGCGCTTTTCCCCCAGGGAGGTAAGCCCCCTCCTAGTTACACACCAGGGCGGGGGCCACACCCTCCCAGTAGGGAGGATGGTGTGTCTGAGTCTCCCCCTCTACTGCCCTCTCCTGGACACAGAGAAGTGCCTCCTCCCAGATGTCTGCCAGGATTGCCCCTatcccctgccccttcctctcccacAACATCCATCCTGGAATGGTCTGGCTGACTGCCCACCAAGGTGCTGACTGTATCACTCTCCTGACTGTGACGTTTATTCTCCCCTCCGGGAGGACCCTAATCCAGGGCCAAGAGCGAAGATGCCACTACTCCCAGGTGCTTATCCCCGTCACTCCAGGCTGGTGGACCCCCTCCCCCTCCAGAGGAGAAATCCTGCCCATACTTTCCAGCTTTCACTGCAGAAGAGGCTGAGTCTGAGCCATGCACGGGTGAGGCAGGGGCAGACTCCCGGGGCTGCTGCGCCCATGCTGAGGCTCGTGGCTCCATGCTCCCTGCCCTGCCCGCCCCACCAGCCAGTCCTCCAGGCTCTGGTCCACTTtgagttgtcttctctgtgtcacagATTGGCTCCTGTCTTCTCAGGGGACAATGGGTCCCTGGGATGGAGTGATCCGCCCCTTCTCAGAGCCACGAGCACCTGCAGGAGCCTCTGGAGGGCCCTCGATCCCCTGTGCGGACTCGGCTCTGGACCCCAGGTGCGGGAACTGGGGGAGAGGGCCCTGAGCTCAGCCTCCGCACACTGGTCTTGGAATAGGAGCCATTGGGCTTCGGCCACCCACGCACAGCTTCGCCTGGAGGGGCCGGCAAGTAGGTGGCCGCAGTGGTGGGGTGTTGGCTCCATGGCTCCTGGGACTTGAGGGAGCAGCTGCAGTCAGGGCGAGCCAAAGGCCCATCAGGGAGCACATGGCCTGGAGAGTGAGGGGCTTGGACAGGCACGGGGTCCTCTGCTGCTGACACCTTTGTGGATCCCCGTGTCTCAGACGgttccctctcctcctccaggaCAGGGCCCTTGGGACACTAGCTGCCTCTGGGACTCCTTCTCCCCAAGTGTGTGGGGAAGCTTCAGGAGAGCCGAGGGAAGAGCACAGGGTCCCAGGTGAGGAGAGGGCACCtgtctgcccctccctcccctcagctcAACAGTAAGGGATTCCAAGGCCGAGTGGAGCTGAGATTCTCTGTCTGGATACAGCACCGTCAGGGCCTCTCTGCCATCCAGCTGGGACCTGGGGGTCTGTGGCTCTGAGCAGAATCCCCTTGATGGCTCGCAGGGACTTCCTGCCTGGTGCCCTCCACTCCAGGCCCCTCACCCGGTTCCTGGCAGCCCAGGGAACTGAGTGGCTGAAGAGCAGCCTCTGGCTCTGGGAAGCCTGGGTCCAGCACTGCacctgtcctcacccccagcctggCTCCCGTCCAGACAGGTCCCTGTCTTTGCCCCTCTTCTGGCCTCCTGGGGCCCATCGGGAGAAGTTCCACCACAATAGTTAAGTGGCCTCAGGCCAAGCAGGCTTCCACAGAGGCTCCGGTCTTTCAGGCAGGTCCCTCCAGGGCCTAGCAGGTTCACTGCATATGCTGTAGCCTGTGAGCACCAGGGGGAGGGAGGATGAAGAAGGGCGCCCCCTCTCATCCCCACACCCCTGGGCCAGGCCAGCTCCTCTTCTGGCTCCGCCCTCTGCCTCCTGCCAGTCCAGCACCCCGGAGGGCTAGGctctgctgcctgcctgccccctgccccatggGTGCCCTCCGACTGCCCTGCCTGCCCCATGGGTACCCTCCTGACAGCCCCGCCTGCCCCGTGGGTGCCCTCCTGACTGCACACAGACAAGGACACACCACCTGGGGACTGAGTGCAGTCAGGTGCCTTGAAAAGCATGTCAcctcccagtgctctgccctCAGGAGGCTGGAAGGGTGGACTCTACTCACTTCCCATGTGTCTCTTCTTCCAGAACCCATAGACCACGATCAACATCACAGGCACCAGGAGGAAGCTCAGCAGCCCCACCAGTACAGTGGGGTAAGAATCTTGTTGCCTGAGGAGACAGGACAGAGTGGGGAGGAGGTAAATACCAGGTTTCCCCACCCCAACGCACATCTTTCTGCAGGCCATGCAGGAGGAGTTGGACCCAGTGACACCCTGACAGCCCCTGACAGGCGGGAGTGACCATTTCCCTTCCTTGGACACTCTGAGGGGAGCAGCCTCTCCGTTATTCCCCCAAATCTGCTCATCGCCAAGGACAAGGACTCCAGGAGACCCCCAACTGTAACAGAAGAGACCACAATTTTTGCTTTGCTCACATTGACTGAGGATGGCTCTCCCCACTTTGTCCTCTGTGACAGGTGCTGTAGATGTCCGCCTGTACTCCCTCACCTATACCGCCTCAGTGTACACCGGTTATCAGCACctccatttatattcattttggccTGAGGACTTTCTCTTGTCCCTGGAACCCTCCACGCCACACATGGCAGGCCCCCCCCCTCCCAGTGGCCAACAGCACCTGCCTCTCCACCACAGCACCCAGCAACAGTATCAATACCCCAGCTCCCCGCACGTGCAGGCAGGAGCTTGACCCTGGGCCTGAATTTCCCCAGGGGGGTTGCGCTCCTGCTGCCCAGGGTGGTGGCTGGCTTGATGAAGTGTTCTGTGGGCTGCCTTCCCTTCCCGTTCCAGTGTCCCAAGTACAGTGCAGATCCTGACAGCGGAGTCTGCTCTGGGGGGACCCAAATTAAAGTGTCCCCCATTTCCCACCTGAGCTGCATCCTAGTCCTGTCCCTCCCCTGTCCTCTCCTCTCCATCCACAGACTCTTGTGCTGACCCCTCTCATTGCCCACTGCCATCCTTTATGTCGTGTTCCCATCCCAGCTGCCCGTCCCCCACCTCCCATTCAGCAGGGCCACATCACGTTCCTGGAGGATGACAGAGAAAGGTCTGCTGTGACATTTGCACCGTGAGGTCTGTCCAGGTACCAAGAACTATTGCCACATCTGGGAAAAAGCCATTCAACCCCAGGGCCCAGGGGTACCTGATGGGGGATAGTTTGTTGAGGAGAGATCTACTGGTGTGGCACATTGTCGTGGCAGGTGATCTGGTGTGCAGGTGCCCATCCTTGGTAGAGATGGGTGCTGAGCCAGAAGAGGAGGTTCTGGCATTGCTGGGCAATGTAGTCACTGCTGGGGACCCTGAAGTCCTCCTGGGTGCTGTGGTGGAGAGGTGGGTGCTGGTGAAGCTGTAGCCTGTCCCAGAGGTCAGTCGGATGGAGCCTGAGGCAGCGGAGGGCAAGAGTCTGGCCAAGGTGAGGTGGCCAGGTGTGAGCACTGTCACGCTGGGAGAGAAGGGGGCAGCAGGGCCTGAGGTGGGGGCTGGGCCCGTTGTGACGACAATTCCGCTCTTGAGGATGTCAGCCAGATGGCTAAGaggagagtttctctctgttgtagGCGCTGAGGGACCAGAGAGGAAGGAACGTCAGACTGAGTTGAGGGCCTCGGTGCTGGGAGCAGGCCTGCCCTCATCTCCCCTCCTTGACTTCAGGTCTAGGATTCTGCTTGGCTGAGTGACCATGTGCGCGTTTGCTCAGAACCACAATTTTGATGGTGATGTCAAGGAGAGAAGTAGCcacagaaaagaaggaagagactTTCACAAATTTCTTTAGTCTCCCTGTCAACCTCCTGCCTTTGTCATCCCCTCCAAGGTCCTCCCTTAATTCCTGTCCTTGCCATCCCCATCTCTCTCATCTCATCCAGACCCTCCTCATTTCCTTGGGTCAAAGATTTCCCTACTACAGTGTTGAGCAGGGATTTCTCCAGGTGCTCCATAATTGGCACCTGGGGTACAGGATGAGGACAAGGAAGCATCACAGGCCCAAATCCCAAAGTACGCCACAGCCACAGGGCTGGATGCTGCCCTTGGGGGTTATTAACAGACACCCCAACTGGTCCTGCTACCCTCATTCATCAACTCAGCCCTTTACCGTCCCACGTGCCATTTTCTAGAAGAAACCTGGCATTTGGAcaggggaagaggagggagtTGCAGGAGGCGGGAGGTCCCTCTAGGGGCAGTGCTGGGTCTATCTCTGCAGCCAAGAAAACTGGAGAGAGATGGCGggagtgagggtgggggtggataGGGCTTCTGCACGTCCTTGTGCATGACAAGGTTGTGTCCCTGAGGGCCAGAAGGTCGCCATGGAAAGTGGCCATTTTTCTGGGCAAGGGAACCTGGAATAACCAGCATTAGTGAGGGTGAGAGTAGGGGAAGATGCTGACCTGGAGCCAGATCACCCACATCATCCTGTTGAGCAAGGGGAGACCCCCACAAAGGACCCTTTGAAGAACTCACATTTCTGTGATGGAACTTCTTTTCTGTGCCTTTGGAGAGCCAACATCAGGACCCCTAATCACAGAGGATCTCAAAGGACTGGGCAGAAAAGGAGTGACACCCAACAGAGAGAGAACCCCTACAGTGGGTAGTGAAGTCCACGCCCACTtccctctgtctcttccttcctgCCTCAGTACATCAAGGACTTGGGAGGGGAGGTCCAGGAGAGGGGAGCCGAGAGAAACCCCTGCTTCTCCACCTCCCAAAATGAAGTGGGGGTTTTAGGTTGCAGGCTATCTCGCCTTCTCCACTTCAGGTGCCTTGGGCCATAACATAACTGCTCTTCCAGGGGGAGTGGAAAAACATATGCTGCTAACAGTTTTCAACTGGGCTGAGgattttttatttcctaataACTGAAAAGGTCTGCAAAGTTGGAATCTTTCCAAATTGTCAAAAAGAGATGGATGGTGGGATTTGGCATAGTACAATGGGCAAATGTGCTCAGAAAAaaccatttcatgtttgtatcccTACAAATTAGCACTTCCACATAAATGGGCTTCAACTACTCCCTTGGGTCTAAATCAGAACTGGAGAGGGAAGGAATGAGAACTGGCTCCACATATTAAAGAGAGCAGTTGTCCTAGCTCAGACCCAACAGAAGATGCCAACACAGGTGGTTAGGGGCTTGTGGGAAGGGCAGACAATGTATTTCATGATCACTGCCTCCTTCTTTTCAAGCTTTCTTGCcggctcctcctcctcatcaTCACAGAAATGTAGGGAGGACCTTGGGGTTTGGGGCTTGGCCCTCCTCTCTTTTTCTACATTCAAGGGACAGCTTTTATATTGTCTGGATTTTTCACTGCTTTACTGAGATCTTGCTCACATTCCATATAACACACCCATTTAGAGTGCCaaattcaatgtttttttttagtatattcacagagttgtgcgaCCATCACCACAGttgattttagaacatttttatcatctcaAAAAAAACCCACCCTTTAGCTACTATCCCCttatctcttcttccttcccctcaGCCCTGAGTGACCactgatttattttctgtctctatagagtTCTCTGCTCCTCGAGACTTTAATCTATCTTACTGAGATGCTTTTGAATGTATCCCCAGCTCTGATCTCTCACCTGAATTCTAGAGGGAAGCTCCTGCTTTTTATATGCACTTGGGAGTTCTAGGTATATATTAAACTTAACATGACAACatgcatctttttatttttcttctcca from Manis pentadactyla isolate mManPen7 chromosome 16, mManPen7.hap1, whole genome shotgun sequence carries:
- the TREML2 gene encoding trem-like transcript 2 protein, whose product is MAPTVLLLLLWLQGHVSGAPAESVYSKVQHLEGETLSVLCSYKGRKNLVEGKVWCKIRRKKCEPGFTRAWAQGPRYLLQDDVRAKVVKITMTALRRQDSGRYWCMRNSSGTLYPLMGFLLEVSPAPTTERNSPLSHLADILKSGIVVTTGPAPTSGPAAPFSPSVTVLTPGHLTLARLLPSAASGSIRLTSGTGYSFTSTHLSTTAPRRTSGSPAVTTLPSNARTSSSGSAPISTKDGHLHTRSPATTMCHTSRSLLNKLSPIRQQDSYPTVLVGLLSFLLVPVMLIVVYGFWKKRHMGSYSICSEPARPWRDLPERPEPLWKPAWPEAT